A genome region from Alkalispirochaeta americana includes the following:
- a CDS encoding glycine betaine ABC transporter substrate-binding protein, which translates to MRFTKKALLSVLMIAMVASLAMAGGSKEKAVDGVGGPVNIAYVEWDREVAITHVVGEILDRAGYDVTIRSVANAAMWQSVATGDSDFHVAAWLPVTHQMFYGPEGQFTDQVEDLGVTYNNAMLGLVVPSYVEENTVEELVANAGAYNNKIVGIDPGAGMMQATEDAIADDVLGLGAFDLLEGSDATMMSALQDAIRNNEPIVVTGWAPHIKFARFDLKILEDPAGIYGGTETINAIGRLGLKDDLPLVYEFLTTFDWISVEDDLISPVMVMTDEGMNPEDAAAQIVADNTDLINSMLPEGLQI; encoded by the coding sequence ATGAGGTTTACGAAAAAAGCTCTCTTGAGCGTGTTGATGATTGCGATGGTTGCGTCCCTTGCTATGGCAGGTGGTTCAAAAGAAAAAGCGGTTGACGGTGTCGGTGGCCCTGTCAACATCGCCTACGTGGAATGGGATCGCGAAGTTGCCATCACCCACGTGGTTGGAGAGATCCTTGATCGTGCGGGATACGATGTGACGATTCGCAGCGTAGCCAACGCGGCAATGTGGCAGTCCGTGGCTACGGGGGATTCCGATTTCCACGTGGCGGCATGGTTGCCCGTGACGCACCAGATGTTCTACGGACCCGAAGGTCAGTTCACCGATCAGGTGGAGGATCTGGGTGTAACCTACAATAACGCCATGCTTGGACTGGTTGTTCCCTCCTACGTGGAAGAGAACACTGTGGAAGAGCTTGTTGCAAACGCCGGGGCCTACAACAACAAGATTGTGGGGATCGATCCCGGTGCCGGTATGATGCAGGCCACAGAGGATGCGATCGCCGACGATGTCCTCGGCTTGGGAGCCTTCGACCTCCTCGAGGGAAGCGACGCTACCATGATGTCCGCTCTTCAGGATGCGATCAGGAACAACGAGCCCATCGTTGTCACCGGTTGGGCTCCCCATATCAAGTTTGCCCGGTTTGATCTCAAGATCCTGGAAGATCCCGCAGGGATCTACGGCGGGACCGAGACGATCAACGCGATCGGACGGCTTGGTCTCAAGGACGATCTTCCCCTGGTCTACGAGTTCCTCACAACCTTTGACTGGATCTCCGTGGAGGATGATCTGATCAGCCCTGTGATGGTCATGACCGATGAAGGAATGAATCCTGAAGATGCCGCTGCACAGATTGTTGCGGACAATACCGATCTGATCAACAGCATGCTTCCCGAAGGGTTGCAGATCTAA
- a CDS encoding ABC transporter permease, translated as MTNIPRIPLGAGVEAALDWMTTTFSWATRAFSTVVQAGINSLEDLLGLFPPLILIALFAALAWKLTGRKLAIFTSLGLLFIWNIGLWSPTLATIALVVVATAIAVAMGLPLGILAALNDTFYSIIKPILDFMQTMPAFVYLIPAIPFFGLGQTSAVFATVIFSIPPTIRLTALGIRQIDKELIEASDAFGSTTRQKLFKVQMPLALPTIMAGVNQTIMLALSMVVIAAMIGAGGLGSEVWRAIQRLRPGQGFEAGVAVVIIAMILDRMSASIASQKREQ; from the coding sequence ATGACTAATATACCCCGAATTCCTCTGGGAGCCGGTGTTGAGGCGGCTCTGGACTGGATGACCACAACATTCTCCTGGGCCACCCGGGCCTTTTCCACGGTGGTTCAGGCTGGAATCAATTCTCTGGAAGATCTCCTGGGACTTTTCCCTCCGTTGATCCTGATAGCGCTCTTTGCTGCTCTCGCATGGAAGCTCACGGGGCGAAAGCTTGCAATTTTTACCTCCCTGGGGTTGCTCTTTATCTGGAACATCGGGCTCTGGTCGCCGACGCTTGCCACAATCGCCCTGGTGGTGGTGGCCACGGCAATCGCTGTAGCCATGGGCCTGCCTTTGGGAATACTGGCTGCCTTGAACGACACTTTTTACTCGATCATAAAGCCGATTCTTGACTTCATGCAGACCATGCCGGCCTTCGTATACCTGATCCCGGCGATCCCCTTTTTCGGACTGGGCCAGACATCGGCGGTTTTTGCCACGGTGATCTTTTCCATCCCTCCCACGATTCGCCTGACAGCTCTGGGAATACGACAGATCGACAAGGAGTTGATCGAGGCTTCTGACGCCTTTGGAAGTACAACTCGTCAGAAGCTCTTCAAGGTGCAGATGCCTTTGGCGTTGCCCACCATTATGGCCGGGGTAAACCAGACGATCATGCTCGCTCTCTCCATGGTTGTTATCGCCGCCATGATTGGGGCCGGGGGGCTCGGAAGCGAGGTCTGGAGGGCTATCCAGCGACTCCGACCTGGACAGGGCTTTGAAGCTGGTGTGGCTGTGGTAATTATAGCGATGATTCTGGATCGAATGAGTGCCAGTATTGCTTCGCAGAAGCGGGAGCAGTAG
- a CDS encoding quaternary amine ABC transporter ATP-binding protein, with product MEENRRVKIRIEGLYKIFGRQQDRARQMLLKGKSKDEILKKTGCAIGVADASFDIYEGETLVVMGLSGSGKSTLLRCVNRIHEPSYGKIFVDDQDVTIMEADELRELRRKKFGMVFQSFALLPHRTVQQNVEFGLDIQGVSPEVRAEKARTALASVGLEGWEDYYPDKLSGGMKQRVGLARALAVEPDVLLMDEAFSALDPLIRTDMQDELLALESEVKKTILFITHDLDEALKMGDRIVLMKDGEVVQIGTPEEILSSPANEYVAKFVENVDITKVLTAQDVMKKARPVAFVKDGPRTALHKMRDANISGIFVVRQNHELVGHVSAERAAEALKKEEKWLDHVVDREEIPTVLPDTPLREIFPMAGGKNPVAVVDEKNILKGVIVRGAILAALAEQGGNND from the coding sequence ATGGAAGAAAATAGACGAGTAAAAATACGAATTGAGGGTCTTTACAAGATCTTCGGAAGACAGCAGGACCGTGCCCGTCAGATGCTACTCAAGGGAAAAAGCAAGGACGAGATCCTGAAAAAAACAGGGTGCGCCATTGGCGTGGCCGATGCATCCTTTGATATCTACGAGGGAGAGACCCTGGTCGTGATGGGGCTTTCCGGCAGTGGAAAGTCAACGTTGCTCCGGTGCGTGAATCGCATTCACGAACCCTCCTATGGAAAGATCTTTGTGGATGACCAGGACGTCACCATCATGGAGGCCGACGAACTTCGGGAATTGCGCCGAAAGAAGTTCGGTATGGTTTTCCAGAGCTTTGCCCTTTTGCCGCACCGAACCGTTCAACAGAACGTCGAGTTTGGCCTGGATATTCAGGGTGTATCTCCGGAAGTCCGTGCCGAGAAAGCCCGGACAGCTCTTGCATCGGTGGGGCTGGAAGGCTGGGAAGACTATTACCCGGACAAGCTGAGCGGCGGCATGAAACAGCGGGTCGGTTTGGCCCGGGCTCTGGCGGTTGAGCCGGACGTGCTCCTCATGGACGAGGCCTTCAGTGCTCTGGATCCGTTGATCCGTACTGACATGCAGGATGAGCTTCTTGCGCTGGAAAGCGAGGTAAAGAAGACGATTCTCTTCATTACCCATGATCTTGATGAGGCTCTCAAGATGGGAGACCGGATTGTCCTTATGAAGGACGGGGAAGTTGTTCAGATAGGTACCCCCGAAGAGATCCTCTCCAGCCCGGCAAACGAGTATGTGGCCAAGTTTGTAGAGAACGTGGATATCACAAAAGTGCTCACTGCTCAGGATGTGATGAAAAAGGCTCGCCCCGTAGCTTTTGTAAAGGATGGACCCCGAACGGCGTTGCATAAAATGCGCGATGCCAACATTTCTGGCATCTTTGTTGTTCGACAGAATCATGAACTTGTGGGGCACGTGAGTGCCGAGCGTGCCGCCGAGGCGCTGAAAAAAGAAGAAAAGTGGCTCGATCACGTGGTGGACCGGGAAGAGATTCCCACGGTTCTCCCGGATACGCCGCTTCGGGAAATTTTCCCCATGGCTGGCGGAAAAAATCCCGTTGCTGTGGTGGACGAGAAAAATATCCTGAAAGGTGTGATTGTCCGGGGTGCCATCCTGGCGGCGCTGGCCGAGCAAGGAGGCAACAATGACTAA
- the thrH gene encoding bifunctional phosphoserine phosphatase/homoserine phosphotransferase ThrH: MRVICLDLEGVLVPEIWLNVAKTAGVEELNITTRDIPDYHELMRTRLEILERHRIGLPHITDVIASMEPLPGAAAFLESLRAETQVIILSDTFEEFASPLMRQLQWPTLFCNSLKVTPEGRITDYRLRQEDGKRQAVQAFKAMNLQVVAAGDSWNDLNMILEAHRGAFFCPPSSMQEAHPSVPVCTNYESLKDFLLQ; the protein is encoded by the coding sequence ATGCGAGTTATCTGCCTTGATCTGGAAGGGGTACTGGTTCCCGAAATATGGCTGAACGTTGCCAAAACAGCGGGTGTAGAGGAACTGAACATCACAACCCGGGACATACCGGACTATCACGAGCTCATGAGAACCCGTCTGGAGATCCTGGAACGCCATCGTATCGGCCTTCCCCACATCACGGACGTCATCGCCTCCATGGAACCCTTGCCGGGGGCGGCGGCGTTCCTTGAATCCCTGCGGGCAGAAACCCAGGTAATCATCCTCTCCGATACCTTTGAAGAGTTCGCCTCACCGCTGATGCGCCAGCTCCAGTGGCCCACGCTTTTCTGCAACAGCCTGAAGGTTACCCCCGAGGGACGAATCACGGACTACAGATTGCGCCAGGAAGACGGAAAACGACAGGCTGTACAGGCGTTCAAGGCCATGAACCTCCAGGTGGTCGCCGCCGGAGACTCCTGGAACGATCTCAACATGATTCTCGAAGCCCACCGGGGAGCCTTTTTCTGCCCCCCCTCATCGATGCAGGAGGCTCACCCCTCGGTGCCGGTCTGCACCAATTACGAGTCCCTGAAGGATTTTCTCCTGCAGTGA
- a CDS encoding response regulator: MKSQTSSSERASCRDLPEEDLFLRLPLAAILLNSTGTIVRANQAGTTLLQADERSLPGTPFTRFLPGEYHQPFRDHLETVLQQEKQQSIEVALRTVQGTTSLIRLESRPLPGEHPFCLTALQDITGRKHLEDDLIIARERAVEANDAKSAFLASMSHEIRTPLGGIIATAELLLQTDLSPEQQEYAETLHASSRSLLAVVEDLLDLTRVEGNNLLLKDAPFNLSHLVSAVEHLFHPVTTRKDITFTVTLAESIPPFLRGDQNRLRHILVNLVSNAITYTRAGSISLDVTEKPLADYLREITFEVSDAARKVDRSEEQLLRSALKETGREHPRFDPQVQGLAIARKLAKLMGGQIYFETPPREGLRFFLTLPLEIACSDEPPSSQGAAGPDTKGAPGSKDSSGCDLKQGQVRRILVAEDNETNSLVLRTILEKAGFAVRAVRDGLEALEALAEESFDLVLMDISMPRMDGITATGKIRQRHGRTGNFPEDLPVVAITAHSQEGDRESFLAAGMNDYIRKPFMQETVLDVIRRNLLHRS, encoded by the coding sequence ATGAAGAGCCAAACCTCCTCCAGCGAACGCGCCTCCTGCCGGGATCTGCCGGAGGAGGACCTTTTTCTCCGACTCCCCCTGGCAGCGATCCTTCTGAACTCAACGGGGACAATTGTCCGGGCAAACCAGGCAGGAACGACCCTTTTACAAGCCGACGAGCGCAGCCTTCCCGGCACACCCTTTACCCGTTTTCTCCCTGGGGAATACCATCAACCCTTCAGGGACCACCTGGAAACGGTTCTGCAACAGGAGAAACAGCAATCGATCGAAGTGGCTCTTCGGACAGTACAGGGAACGACAAGTCTGATCCGCCTCGAGAGCAGGCCGCTCCCGGGAGAACACCCCTTCTGCCTTACCGCGCTTCAGGATATCACCGGCCGCAAACACCTGGAGGACGATCTCATTATCGCCCGGGAGCGTGCAGTTGAGGCCAACGACGCAAAAAGCGCTTTTCTGGCAAGCATGAGTCACGAGATCCGGACCCCCCTGGGGGGAATTATTGCTACGGCGGAACTCCTGCTCCAGACAGACCTCTCGCCGGAGCAACAGGAATACGCAGAAACCCTGCACGCCTCGTCCCGATCGCTCCTGGCAGTGGTGGAGGATCTTCTTGACCTCACCAGGGTCGAGGGGAACAACCTCCTGCTGAAAGACGCTCCCTTCAACCTCTCCCACCTCGTCTCGGCGGTGGAACACCTCTTCCACCCCGTGACAACCCGCAAGGACATAACCTTCACCGTGACCCTGGCCGAATCGATCCCCCCCTTCCTCCGCGGCGATCAAAACAGACTGCGCCACATCCTGGTGAATCTGGTAAGCAACGCCATCACCTACACCAGGGCCGGTTCAATTTCATTAGATGTAACCGAGAAACCTCTTGCCGATTACCTCCGGGAAATCACCTTTGAAGTATCCGATGCAGCCAGAAAGGTCGATCGATCCGAGGAGCAGCTTCTGAGAAGCGCCCTGAAAGAAACGGGGAGAGAGCATCCGCGCTTTGACCCTCAGGTTCAGGGGTTGGCCATCGCACGAAAACTGGCAAAACTCATGGGGGGACAGATCTACTTCGAAACACCTCCCCGGGAAGGGTTGAGATTTTTCCTCACCCTTCCCCTGGAGATCGCCTGTAGCGACGAGCCTCCCTCATCCCAGGGTGCGGCCGGGCCAGATACCAAGGGAGCGCCTGGCTCCAAAGATAGTTCCGGGTGTGACTTAAAGCAGGGACAGGTTCGGCGGATTCTTGTTGCCGAAGACAACGAGACCAACAGTCTGGTTCTTCGGACTATCCTTGAAAAGGCGGGGTTCGCGGTTCGGGCAGTCCGCGACGGCCTGGAAGCCCTGGAAGCGCTGGCGGAGGAGTCCTTCGATCTGGTCCTGATGGACATTTCGATGCCCCGCATGGATGGCATCACTGCCACAGGAAAAATCCGGCAACGCCACGGCCGGACAGGAAATTTTCCCGAAGATCTTCCGGTAGTCGCTATCACAGCCCACTCCCAGGAGGGAGACCGGGAAAGCTTTCTTGCTGCGGGAATGAACGATTATATACGCAAACCCTTTATGCAGGAGACCGTTCTGGATGTTATCCGGCGGAATCTGCTCCACCGGAGCTGA
- a CDS encoding ParA family protein has protein sequence MTALAPRRLVFTNRKGGCGKTTTSVNIAAALAHMGHRVLVVDTDPQAHATMSLGIAQAGLKADLSTLVESRSSFEETLQPTYIPRLAVIPSSRRLADFERRHSNLREARFWMRDRLSPAMDSFEFTIFDTPPTTQLLTLGALIAGREAYIPMQAQFLAMEGMIEIIELTEQIQKHYNPDLEVRGIIPTFVDTSVLGGGALLEDIRNRLGRELVLKPVHLNRELAEAPGAGQTIFQHSLRSSGAIDYYRVALQIRDRAPEG, from the coding sequence ATGACAGCTTTAGCCCCGCGGCGGCTGGTTTTCACAAACCGCAAGGGAGGCTGCGGAAAGACCACAACCAGCGTGAATATCGCCGCAGCTCTTGCACATATGGGGCATCGGGTGCTGGTGGTCGACACGGACCCCCAGGCTCACGCAACCATGTCGCTGGGGATAGCCCAGGCCGGGCTGAAGGCGGACTTGAGCACCCTCGTGGAGAGCCGTTCCTCGTTCGAGGAAACCCTTCAGCCCACCTATATCCCCCGCCTGGCCGTTATTCCCTCGTCGCGGCGGCTTGCCGATTTCGAACGGCGCCACTCCAATCTTCGGGAGGCCCGGTTCTGGATGAGGGATCGCTTGAGTCCGGCCATGGATTCCTTCGAGTTCACCATTTTTGATACGCCCCCCACAACGCAGCTGCTGACGCTGGGGGCTCTCATCGCGGGGCGGGAGGCCTACATCCCCATGCAGGCCCAGTTCCTGGCGATGGAGGGAATGATCGAGATTATCGAACTCACCGAGCAGATTCAGAAGCATTACAACCCCGACCTGGAGGTTCGGGGGATCATCCCCACCTTCGTGGATACCTCGGTTCTGGGGGGAGGGGCGCTTTTGGAAGATATCCGCAACCGGTTGGGCCGGGAGCTGGTCCTTAAACCCGTTCACCTGAACCGGGAGCTTGCCGAGGCGCCCGGAGCAGGCCAGACGATCTTCCAGCACAGCCTTCGGAGTTCCGGTGCGATCGATTACTACCGGGTGGCTCTGCAGATCCGGGATCGGGCTCCCGAAGGTTAA
- a CDS encoding cyclic nucleotide-binding domain-containing protein produces the protein MKDQIVQDLLLRVHPFRFLRGHQRDRLAQNLQPRNVAEGETVFLRGDEDDRVFLIARGEVEILDPRRGDDQLVTVVKPFHYFGEWEAIFCEPRLFGARARGEGLLFWIPGQRFRELLRESPACSQGFGTILRDNQGIFSGFDRFTGRLLKEADEGYINIEGLLPLYRSLHPAIHPRVTDPHRLDTAAFHYALRRLPENVTRTFAFLLVDEFPHAFDEPETLFPVIATAARRRDVWEMMPGKNMVLLRNGRSDLIDLVSCLCLYAVEAQKIRERLARDQAAPRLQRFLSSGEGGDEEDFLRTMPFSTREMAGIRSIWPADTPQRLYEILRHREMIGIDVRRQRRNYNMRRGEYWISQVARVTRELIGCDPTDLSSERGVHIVSSNTHSVTNCLNPWFPEHQSAILQWGRQEQHAALEGAWRHQADQVYALARDYFAVFPREAEIARKRALAGGQHWLDQTASTGIQVQVIDLEQLRGEAYDEDLLPVPGGCRDLVVNIDYAFGHQAEYVIRNLLTLFGANIRSISFLGKAGALAGERGDLLCPSAFIEQQTDQFQPLPGSQKELEAILAKTFAVHSGPMLTVEGTLLQNRQMLSFYREIWDVVGMEMEGTHYYREILESRELGVIPRDVRCSFLYYVSDIPLRAHGGLTAPLAPHEGVPPLYAITRTILNNILGGGAL, from the coding sequence GTGAAGGATCAAATAGTTCAGGATCTTCTTTTGAGGGTGCATCCCTTCCGGTTCTTGCGTGGCCATCAGAGGGACAGGTTGGCGCAGAATCTTCAACCCCGGAACGTTGCCGAGGGTGAGACAGTCTTTCTCCGCGGTGATGAGGATGATCGTGTTTTCCTGATCGCCCGGGGGGAGGTTGAAATTCTGGACCCCCGGCGCGGAGATGACCAGCTTGTCACAGTGGTGAAGCCCTTCCACTATTTTGGAGAATGGGAAGCCATCTTTTGCGAGCCCCGGCTTTTTGGCGCCCGCGCCCGGGGTGAGGGCCTTCTTTTCTGGATCCCGGGGCAGCGATTTCGAGAACTTCTTCGGGAATCTCCCGCCTGCTCCCAGGGGTTCGGGACGATCCTGAGAGATAACCAGGGGATATTCTCGGGTTTTGACCGCTTCACGGGCCGGCTTCTCAAGGAAGCAGACGAGGGTTATATCAATATCGAGGGACTCCTGCCCCTCTACCGCTCGCTTCATCCGGCGATTCATCCGAGGGTGACCGATCCTCACCGCCTGGACACGGCGGCCTTTCACTACGCCCTGCGACGCCTTCCCGAAAACGTCACCCGGACCTTCGCCTTTCTCCTGGTGGATGAGTTTCCCCACGCCTTCGATGAGCCGGAAACGCTTTTTCCCGTTATCGCTACGGCAGCGCGGCGGCGTGATGTCTGGGAGATGATGCCGGGCAAAAACATGGTGCTTCTGCGAAACGGCCGCTCCGATCTGATCGACCTGGTAAGTTGCCTCTGCCTCTATGCGGTGGAGGCACAAAAAATCCGGGAGCGTCTGGCCCGGGATCAGGCAGCACCCCGGCTCCAGCGGTTCCTGTCATCCGGGGAAGGAGGGGATGAGGAGGATTTTCTCAGGACCATGCCCTTCAGCACCCGGGAAATGGCGGGGATCAGAAGCATTTGGCCTGCCGATACGCCTCAGAGGCTCTACGAAATTCTCAGGCATCGGGAGATGATCGGCATTGATGTGCGGCGGCAGCGGCGAAACTACAATATGCGCCGAGGCGAGTACTGGATCAGCCAGGTGGCTCGGGTAACGAGGGAGCTCATCGGGTGCGATCCCACGGACCTGTCTTCCGAGCGAGGGGTTCACATTGTGAGCAGCAATACCCACTCCGTAACAAATTGTCTGAATCCCTGGTTTCCCGAGCACCAAAGCGCTATCCTTCAGTGGGGGAGGCAGGAGCAGCACGCTGCATTGGAGGGGGCCTGGCGCCACCAGGCTGACCAGGTCTATGCCTTGGCCCGGGATTATTTTGCTGTCTTTCCCCGGGAGGCAGAGATTGCGCGAAAGCGTGCACTCGCCGGGGGACAGCACTGGCTTGACCAGACGGCAAGTACAGGAATCCAGGTGCAGGTGATCGACCTGGAGCAACTCAGGGGTGAGGCCTACGACGAAGACCTCCTCCCTGTTCCAGGCGGCTGTCGCGACCTGGTGGTAAACATCGATTATGCCTTCGGGCACCAGGCGGAGTACGTGATCAGAAACCTGCTGACCCTCTTCGGGGCGAACATCCGGAGTATCAGTTTTCTGGGAAAGGCCGGAGCGCTTGCAGGAGAACGAGGGGACCTCCTGTGTCCCTCGGCGTTTATTGAGCAGCAGACTGATCAGTTTCAGCCCTTGCCGGGGAGCCAAAAAGAGCTTGAAGCGATTCTGGCAAAAACCTTCGCCGTTCACAGCGGCCCCATGCTGACCGTGGAGGGAACCTTGCTTCAGAACAGGCAGATGCTCTCCTTTTATCGGGAAATCTGGGATGTGGTGGGGATGGAAATGGAAGGAACCCATTATTATCGGGAAATTCTGGAATCTCGCGAGTTGGGGGTTATTCCCCGGGATGTGAGGTGTTCCTTTCTCTATTACGTTTCCGATATACCGCTTCGGGCTCATGGGGGCCTCACGGCACCGCTGGCGCCCCACGAGGGAGTCCCTCCCCTCTACGCAATCACCCGAACAATTCTGAACAATATTCTCGGGGGAGGAGCCCTATGA
- the pheT gene encoding phenylalanine--tRNA ligase subunit beta: MPKIEVYRDALIELIGSGPLTDEQLEEIFPCAKAELDESADETGIMKVELNDTNRPDLWSTAGLARQLRIHQGGNHPDYPFFSDSGTSRESAGRKIVVDSSVREIRPWVVGFVMTGDPVNEAVLKDLIQTQEKLTWNYGRKRKSIAMGLYRSDLITYPVHYRGADPETTRFVPLQMEQALSLREILRKHPKGQEYAHIVEDLPLFPLLEDDKGEILSFPPVINSAHLGAVQEGDSSLFVELTGTDLDSLLHAASIVACDAADLGYTVEPVAVEYPWETPYGRSFTVPYYFQVSQSAPIAQISALLGVDLQEKEILQALGRMGIEASIAEGSVEIRVPQYRNDFLHPVDVVEDVMIGCGMDFFSPRMPRDFTMGRLTPLEEYSRRLKTLLVGLGFQEMVFNYLGSGKDYIEKLYPRDEWDQAFAHTVQVDNPMSENYAFVRPSVIASLLQAESVSANAVYPHNVFEVGKVAEQYEPDPTGTRTLTNLGFLTADRGAGFNLVNSRVSAILYYMGHEYSLRECRDSRFIPGRAAEIVLQGTDQAVGVFGELHPRVLDAWGIQMPCTAGEINLEGLLDHVGKTGGSA; encoded by the coding sequence ATGCCGAAAATAGAAGTATACCGGGATGCCCTGATCGAACTGATCGGGTCGGGGCCCCTGACAGACGAACAGCTGGAGGAGATTTTCCCCTGCGCAAAAGCAGAGCTGGACGAGTCTGCCGACGAAACGGGAATCATGAAGGTCGAGTTGAACGACACCAACCGGCCCGATCTCTGGTCCACGGCGGGACTCGCACGACAACTGCGGATACACCAGGGCGGGAATCATCCCGACTATCCCTTCTTTTCCGATTCCGGGACGAGTCGGGAGAGCGCCGGACGAAAAATAGTGGTGGACTCCTCGGTCCGGGAGATCCGTCCCTGGGTTGTGGGCTTCGTCATGACCGGAGACCCCGTCAATGAAGCCGTTCTGAAGGACCTGATCCAGACCCAGGAGAAGCTCACCTGGAACTACGGGCGCAAGCGAAAGTCCATTGCCATGGGGCTGTACCGCTCCGATCTGATCACCTATCCCGTGCACTACCGGGGGGCTGATCCCGAAACGACCCGCTTTGTTCCGCTCCAGATGGAGCAGGCCCTCTCTCTCCGAGAGATTCTCCGGAAACACCCCAAGGGACAGGAATACGCGCACATCGTGGAAGACCTCCCCCTTTTTCCCCTTCTTGAAGACGACAAGGGGGAGATTCTCAGCTTTCCTCCCGTTATCAACAGTGCCCACCTGGGAGCGGTTCAGGAGGGAGACAGCAGCCTCTTTGTGGAGCTCACCGGAACGGACCTGGATTCGCTTCTTCACGCAGCGTCCATCGTCGCCTGTGATGCCGCTGACCTGGGGTACACCGTGGAACCGGTGGCCGTGGAATATCCCTGGGAGACACCCTACGGTCGCTCTTTCACCGTTCCCTATTACTTCCAGGTTTCTCAAAGCGCTCCGATAGCCCAGATATCAGCCCTTCTCGGGGTGGATCTCCAGGAAAAGGAGATCCTCCAGGCCCTGGGGCGCATGGGCATTGAGGCTTCGATCGCCGAAGGATCGGTGGAAATTCGTGTGCCCCAGTACCGGAACGATTTTCTTCACCCCGTGGATGTGGTGGAGGACGTAATGATTGGCTGCGGCATGGATTTCTTCTCGCCCCGGATGCCCCGGGATTTTACCATGGGCCGACTGACGCCCCTGGAAGAATATAGCCGGCGCCTGAAAACGCTCCTGGTGGGGCTGGGGTTCCAGGAAATGGTCTTCAACTACCTGGGATCGGGAAAAGATTACATAGAAAAACTCTACCCCAGGGACGAGTGGGACCAGGCCTTTGCTCACACCGTCCAGGTGGATAACCCCATGAGCGAGAACTACGCCTTTGTACGGCCCTCGGTGATCGCCTCGTTGCTCCAGGCAGAGAGCGTGAGCGCCAATGCGGTCTATCCCCACAACGTCTTCGAGGTTGGCAAGGTTGCGGAACAGTATGAGCCGGATCCCACGGGAACGAGAACTCTGACAAACCTGGGGTTTCTCACGGCCGATCGGGGCGCCGGCTTTAATCTGGTAAATTCTCGCGTCTCAGCTATACTGTACTACATGGGGCACGAGTATTCCCTGCGGGAGTGCCGGGACTCCCGGTTTATTCCGGGGCGGGCGGCTGAGATCGTGCTTCAGGGAACGGACCAGGCTGTGGGAGTCTTCGGAGAGCTTCATCCCCGGGTGCTCGACGCCTGGGGTATCCAGATGCCCTGCACGGCCGGGGAGATCAACCTGGAGGGGTTGTTGGATCATGTCGGCAAAACCGGAGGTTCTGCATAA